One window of the Pieris rapae chromosome 11, ilPieRapa1.1, whole genome shotgun sequence genome contains the following:
- the LOC110991586 gene encoding inositol-trisphosphate 3-kinase homolog isoform X3: MTVTSKMNSVSRQSLLSRLGPGGLLYTANKILAVASGKDEERWRGKEEGALFKRWRRHASPETSPVAPAPTSPAQPSDLLKFLAINALELSAPASDALLKTRSSEWFQLSGHPGSLAPAGPGTVWKRRSPGDHPSHNPERDAYVALASCPHMRSAIPRYYRELEYGGEHFIELQDLLHGFRDPHVMDVKMGTRTFLEDEVSNARARTDLYEKMVRLDPNAPTEAEHTVRAVTKLRYMQFREQCSSSAEQGFRIEAVKLPGQPPLTDLQKVKEPGHLRATVAKFFAGNERARRSIAARLREIRELFENSEFFRTHEIVGSSIFIIYDDERVGAWLIDFAKTRRLPEGLSVTHREPWEQGSHEEGFLYGLDRLIETIETAKLPEVSR, from the exons ATGACTGTAACCAGTAAGATGAATAGTGTTTCCCGCCAATCTCTGCTCAGCCGTCTTGGACCTGGCGGGCTCCTTTACACCGCTAACAAAATACTAGCG GTTGCATCAGGTAAAGATGAAGAACGCTGGCGTGGGAAAGAGGAAGGTGCTCTGTTCAAACGATGGAGACGCCACGCCTCTCCGGAAACTTCTCCTGTAGCGCCTGCTCCTACATCACCAGCTCAACCTTCGGATTTGTTGAAATTTTTGGCTATT AATGCACTAGAGTTGTCGGCACCGGCCTCGGACGCCCTACTCAAGACTCGTTCTTCGGAGTGGTTCCAACTTTCCGGTCACCCGGGTTCTTTAGCACCCGCCGGACCTGGCACCGTTTGGAAACGCCGCTCTCCTGGCGACCACCCCTCACATAACCCTGAACGTGACGCGTACGTTGCCCTCGCGTCCTGTCCCCACATGCGGTCTGCCATCCCACGTTACTACAGAGAACTGGAATACGGTGGTGAACATTTCATTGAGCTTCAAGACTTATTGCATGGCTTCCGTGACCCTCACGTTATGGACGTCAAAATGGGAACCCGGACTTTCCTCGAAGACGAAGTCAGCAACGCTCGAGCTAGAACCGACCTGTATGAGAAGATGGTCCGCCTCGATCCCAATGCTCCGACTGAAGCAGAGCATACTGTGCGTGCCGTAACCAAACTAAGATACATGCAGTTCAGGGAACAATGCTCTTCATCGGCTGAGCAGGGATTTCGAATTGAAGCTGTCAAACTACCAGGACAGCCTCCTTTGACTGATTTGCAGAAAGTTAAAGAGCCAGGACATCTGAGAGCTACGGTTGCCAAGTTCTTCGCTGGCAATGAACGCGCGCGCCGCTCTATTGCTGCCCGTCTCCGCGAAATAAGGGAACTTTTCGAAAACTCCGAGTTCTTCCGGACGCATGAGATCGTCGGcagtagtatatttataatctacGATGATGAGCGTGTCGGGGCGTGGTTAATCGACTTCGCTAAGACCCGACGTCTTCCTGAGGGTTTGAGCGTAACGCATCGCGAACCCTGGGAACAAGGAAGCCACGAGGAGGGCTTCCTGTACGGACTGGATAGACTGATAGAGACTATAGAAACGGCTAAATTACCTGAAGTATCTCGTTGA
- the LOC110991586 gene encoding inositol-trisphosphate 3-kinase homolog isoform X4 — MFTQKLRVIVASGKDEERWRGKEEGALFKRWRRHASPETSPVAPAPTSPAQPSDLLKFLAINALELSAPASDALLKTRSSEWFQLSGHPGSLAPAGPGTVWKRRSPGDHPSHNPERDAYVALASCPHMRSAIPRYYRELEYGGEHFIELQDLLHGFRDPHVMDVKMGTRTFLEDEVSNARARTDLYEKMVRLDPNAPTEAEHTVRAVTKLRYMQFREQCSSSAEQGFRIEAVKLPGQPPLTDLQKVKEPGHLRATVAKFFAGNERARRSIAARLREIRELFENSEFFRTHEIVGSSIFIIYDDERVGAWLIDFAKTRRLPEGLSVTHREPWEQGSHEEGFLYGLDRLIETIETAKLPEVSR; from the exons GTTGCATCAGGTAAAGATGAAGAACGCTGGCGTGGGAAAGAGGAAGGTGCTCTGTTCAAACGATGGAGACGCCACGCCTCTCCGGAAACTTCTCCTGTAGCGCCTGCTCCTACATCACCAGCTCAACCTTCGGATTTGTTGAAATTTTTGGCTATT AATGCACTAGAGTTGTCGGCACCGGCCTCGGACGCCCTACTCAAGACTCGTTCTTCGGAGTGGTTCCAACTTTCCGGTCACCCGGGTTCTTTAGCACCCGCCGGACCTGGCACCGTTTGGAAACGCCGCTCTCCTGGCGACCACCCCTCACATAACCCTGAACGTGACGCGTACGTTGCCCTCGCGTCCTGTCCCCACATGCGGTCTGCCATCCCACGTTACTACAGAGAACTGGAATACGGTGGTGAACATTTCATTGAGCTTCAAGACTTATTGCATGGCTTCCGTGACCCTCACGTTATGGACGTCAAAATGGGAACCCGGACTTTCCTCGAAGACGAAGTCAGCAACGCTCGAGCTAGAACCGACCTGTATGAGAAGATGGTCCGCCTCGATCCCAATGCTCCGACTGAAGCAGAGCATACTGTGCGTGCCGTAACCAAACTAAGATACATGCAGTTCAGGGAACAATGCTCTTCATCGGCTGAGCAGGGATTTCGAATTGAAGCTGTCAAACTACCAGGACAGCCTCCTTTGACTGATTTGCAGAAAGTTAAAGAGCCAGGACATCTGAGAGCTACGGTTGCCAAGTTCTTCGCTGGCAATGAACGCGCGCGCCGCTCTATTGCTGCCCGTCTCCGCGAAATAAGGGAACTTTTCGAAAACTCCGAGTTCTTCCGGACGCATGAGATCGTCGGcagtagtatatttataatctacGATGATGAGCGTGTCGGGGCGTGGTTAATCGACTTCGCTAAGACCCGACGTCTTCCTGAGGGTTTGAGCGTAACGCATCGCGAACCCTGGGAACAAGGAAGCCACGAGGAGGGCTTCCTGTACGGACTGGATAGACTGATAGAGACTATAGAAACGGCTAAATTACCTGAAGTATCTCGTTGA
- the LOC110991596 gene encoding protein claret segregational, translating into MMSRIPKLPVAKENRPGFSNIRNTTRTIGNGLSDIDKKALLMNHTKPSTTVTSSSTVAAPRLKRAASANAVVPPSKAAKVERKPSVSARIPPYDYKARFNDLLEKHKVIKSELTALNTKYIDVSDDYEKYKELSDNSLKENSILKDKLQNCLRELRQITADHDSLKLDNEMLKRELDDLHNKTKILEDVTNSLKMKSMENDRLRLEIDDLSRRHKSLQEENEAIKVLNEHLKKVSAEHENLQEDHKCALELVKTTQTHRDALQNIVDTMYKDQRILRNTIQDLKGNIRVYCRVRPPLESETNKPLYNLHVVDACTIEIEKIELLNSARKGKSQHTFSFDGIFTPHSSQEDVFGKVSSMVQSALDGYNVCIFAYGQTGSGKTYTMEGGSGIAEYGIIPRSINMIFECMAELKEMGWELSIKASFLEIYNEVIYDLLDSNKDQESHDIKMVNSKGSELYVSNLREEEVKSSHDFIRLLIFAQRNRQTAATLNNERSSRSHSVAQIKISAINEKRKEKFMSHLNLVDLAGSESGKTTQRMGETKHINRSLSELSKVILSLQTNQSHIPYRNSKLTHLLMPSLGGNSKTLMLVNINQFDDNFNETLNSLRFATNVNSCKTTKAKKNLTLFEGF; encoded by the exons ATG ATGTCTCGCATTCCAAAGCTGCCAGTGGCTAAAGAAAATAGACCCGGGTTTTCAAATATAAGGAACACAACAAGAACAATTGGCAATGGACTCAgtgatattgataaaaaagcgCTTCTTATGAACCATACCAAACCGAGTACAACAGTTACGTCTAGTAGTACAGTAGCAGCTCCACGGCTTAAAAGAGCAGCTTCTGCTAACGCTGTAGTACCCCCTTCAAAAGCTGCTAAAGTGGAAAGAAAACCAAGTGTATCTGCAAGAATTCCACCATATGACTATAAAGCAAGATTCAATGATTTACTGGAAAAACATAAGGTGATAAAGAGCGAATTGACTgctttaaatactaaatacattGACGTATCTGATGACTATGAAAAGTACAAAGAATTGTCTGATAACAGCCTTAAAGAAAACTCCatattaaaagacaaattgCAAAACTGCTTAAGAGAGCTGAGACAGATTACTGCCGACCATGACAGCCTCAAACTTGACAATGAAATGCTGAAAAGAGAACTGGATGACCtgcataataaaacaaaaatattggaaGATGTaacaaatagtttaaaaatgaaatccaTGGAAAATGATAGGCTCAGATTAGAAATTGATGATTTGAGCCGACGCCATAAGAGTTTGCAAGAAGAAAATGAAGCAATAAAAGTTCTAAATGAACATCTCAAAAAAGTGTCAGCAGAACATGAAAACCTACAAGAAGATCACAAATGTGCACTTGAATTAGTTAAGACAACCCAAACTCACCGTGATGCCTTACAAAACATAGTTGATACCATGTATAAAGACCAGAGAATCCTAAGGAATACTATTCAAGATCTAAAAGGCAACATAAGAGTTTACTGCCGAGTAAGACCTCCACTTGAGTCTGAAACAAATAAGCCCCTGTACAATTTACATGTTGTTGATGCATGCAccattgaaattgaaaaaattgaaCTATTGAATTCAGCTAGAAAAGGTAAATCTCAACATACCTTTTCATTTGATGGAATTTTTACACCCCATTCATCACAAGAAGATGTTTTTGGCAAAGTTTCTTCGATGGTTCAATCTGCCCTAGATGGATACaatgtgtgtatttttgcTTATGGACAAACTGGTTCAGGAAAAACATACACAATGGAGGGTGGAAGTGGAATTGCCGAATATGGTATCATTCCAAGatcaataaatatgatttttgaatGCATGGCAGAATTGAAAGAAATGGGTTGGGAGTTGTCAATAAAAGCTTCGTTCTTGGAAATTTACAATGAAGTTATTTATGACTTACTTGATTCCAACAAAGATCAAGAGAGCCATGACATCAAAATGGTCAATTCGAAAGGATCAGAATTATATGTTTCCAACTTGCGTGAGGAAGAAGTAAAAAGCTCTCATGATTTCATCAGGTTGTTAATTTTTGCTCAACGAAACAGACAAACAGCTGCAACATTAAACAATGAAAGGAGTTCACGATCACATTCTGTGgcccaaattaaaatctctgCAATTAATGAAAAGCGAAAAGAAAAGTTTATGAGCCATCTTAATTTAGTAGATCTTGCTGGATCGGAGAGTGGGAAAACAACACAGAGGATGGGCGAGacaaaacacataaatagATCACTTTCAGAGCTGTCTAAGGTGATTTTGTCTTTGCAGACTAACCAATCGCATATTCCATACAGGAATTCTAAGTTAACACATCTTCTTATGCCCAGTCTTGGTGGAAACTCAAAAACTCTTATGTTAGTAAACATTAACCAATTTgatgataattttaatgagaCTCTTAACTCCTTAAGATTTGCCACCAATGTTAATAGTTGTAAAACAACTAAGGCTAAAAAGAACTTGACTTTGTTTGaaggtttttaa
- the LOC110991579 gene encoding 7SK snRNA methylphosphate capping enzyme bin3 yields the protein MGSPEKELNLSVSTSDNSKILDQTVSSVGNNVVDNSDTSQIDTSNNVTVSDANSSKEEESLIGNSKKIKKKTRHGKKGALKENPERSTIRRLHHAGTKFKQTKKRAQSFPSISKFFLPYNRPRKEAFIPPTKFLLGGNISDPLNLNSLQDEDVNRAMNAVTPESSPLPTPPRHKAKIDVIIPPNIRDPLNLMEPLDNEEYEKRLEMQQRKKTPRKKPRIRRRTAESVAADVETTVEEKEHIKEPPPPEPSSSKSRKRSCSDSDNNSQKCKDAKKLRRMESLDKIVSPVVPQPGAWMRARPQQRTGPQERPASPHRTKLKSLSEGEQKLPTFHPKNSRYQYGNYDRYYGYRNLNAMMDIRLQVFEMHRHLFQNKDILDIGCNVGHISIAVARTLGAKSVVGIDIDNLLIGRARKNLHSFIPVPLPQPKCDDEKKPEDPLDDKKLHCDKCKEDKCDCFASEQKEKEDDKKGRKIKRPRKNRKAIGKPEGQCFFPMSMSMMFGPMGNVPEETTPAIFPYNVTFKQGNYVPREDVAVGSMESPQFDLILCLSTTKWLHLNWGDAGIKRAFKRMFNDLRPGGKLVLEAQNWASYKKKKRLTPTIYENFNSIELFPYKFREYLLSPEVGFSKCCVLGVPQHASKGFTRPIQLYVKGDFTPSKARWSDAYAPSSHHKPEAESPRRTVYAPVGPAYRPSDDAPSCGAVTPYSPNLDCSADDSPFYNPRSDSYAPSYQPPRPTVYATIPSPLGSASPAASPAASPAPHASPAPDPLTARGFPAPERLHDD from the exons ATGGGGAGTCCGGAaaaggaattaaatttaagtgtaAGCACAAGTGATAATAGTAAGATTTTAGATCAAACCGTATCTAGTGTTGGAAACAATGTGGTTGATAATTCAGATACATCACAAATAGACACATCCAATAATGTTACGGTTAGTGATGCCAATTCGTCTAAAGAAGAGGAGTCGCTTATTGgaaattcaaagaaaataaagaaaaagacTCGCCATGGCAAGAAAGGTGCGTTAAAAGAAAATCCAGAAAGGAGTACTATTCGCAGGCTACATCACGCAGGCACAAAATTTAAGCAAACTAAGAAACGTGCACAAAGTTTTCCAtctatttctaaatttttccTTCCATATAATCGTCCGCGAAAGGAAGCCTTTATTCCTCCAACGAAATTTTTACTTGGTGGTAACATATCTGATCCCCTGAATCTTAATAGCTTACAAGATGAGGATGTTAATAGAGCTATGAATGCTGTTACACCTGAATCTTCTCCATTACCGACACCACCACGACACAAGGCAAAGATAGATGTGATTATTCCACCTAACATAAGAGACCCTTTAAATCTTATGGAACCTCTGGACAATGAGGAGTATGAGAAGAGGCTTGAGATGCAACAACGCAAAAAGACACCTAGAAAGAAGCCACGTATTAGACGTCGAACTGCAGAGTCTGTTGCTGCTGATGTTGAGACTACTGTAGAAGAAAAGGAGCACATCAAAGAACCACCTCCACCCGAACCATCATCTTCAAAGTCGCGCAAACGCTCATGTAGCGATAGTGATAATAATTCGCAAAAATGTAAAGATGCCAAAAAACTACGCCGCATGGAGTCTCTGGATAAAATTGTTAGTCCTGTGGTTCCACAACCTGGTGCATGGATGAGAGCAAGGCCCCAACAGAGGACAGGGCCACAAGAAAGACCAGCATCTCCGCACAGGACCAAACTGAAGAGTCTATCTGAAGGTGAACAGAAACTGCCAACTTTTCACCCAAAGAACTCTCGCTATCAATATGGAAACTATGAtag GTATTATGGATATCGTAATCTCAATGCAATGATGGATATTCGTCTGCAAGTATTTGAAATGCATAGGCatttgttccaaaataaagATATCTTGGATATTGGTTGTAATGTTGGTCATATCTCCATAGCAGTGGCTCGAACACTTGGTGCCAAATCAGTTGTGGGCATTGACATTGATAATCTTCTTATTG gtCGAGCTCGTAAAAATCTTCATTCCTTTATACCAGTCCCATTACCACAGCCAAAGTGTGATGATGAGAAAAAACCAGAAGATCCACTAgatgataaaaaattacattgcGATAAATGTAAAGAGGATAAATGTGACTGTTTTGCCTCAGAGCAGAAGGAAAAAGAAGATGATAAGAAAGGAAGAAAGATTAAAAGACCCAGAAAGAACCGCAAGGCAATTGGCAAACCTGAGGGTCAGTGTTTCTTTCCGATGTCAATGTCAATGATGTTTGGTCCAATGGGAAATGTTCCCGAGGAAACAACACCAGCAATATTTCCATATAATGTCACATTTAAACAG GGCAATTACGTGCCTCGTGAAGATGTGGCAGTAGGGTCTATGGAGTCACCACAATTCGATCTGATTCTGTGTCTGTCTACCACAAAATGGCTCCATCTAAATTGGGGCGATGCTGGTATTAAGCGTGCATTCAAAAGAATGTTCAATGATCTACGTCCAGGAGGAAAGTTGGTGCTTGAAGCACAAAACTGGGCCAGCTACAAGAAGAAAAAGCGTTTAACG ccAACGATTTACGAGAACTTCAATTCAATTGAACTGTTCCCGTACAAATTCCGCGAATATCTACTTTCACCCGAAGTAGGCTTCAGCAAATGCTGTGTTTTAGGCGTGCCCCAACATGCCAGCAAGGGGTTCACGCGTCCTATCCAGTTGTACGTTAAAGGGGATTTCACCCCCAGCAAGGCCCGATGGTCGGACGCGTACGCGCCGTCGTCCCATCACAAGCCCGAAGCGGAGTCCCCTCGTCGGACGGTGTACGCCCCAGTGGGACCCGCGTACCGGCCCAGCGATGATGCGCCATCTTGCGGGGCCGTAACTCCGTATTCGCCGAACTTGGATTGCAGCGCCGACGATTCGCCCTTCTACAATCCGCGGAGTGACTCATACGCGCCGTCGTACCAGCCGCCGAGGCCCACTGTGTATGCGACGATTCCGTCTCCTCTTGGAAGTGCATCCCCAGCAGCTTCCCCCGCCGCATCCCCTGCCCCCCATGCGTCCCCCGCGCCTGACCCCTTGACTGCAAGAGGATTCCCCGCACCGGAACGCCTACACGACGACTGA